ACCAGTTGAAACGTGGCTGGCTGGCCGAAGCCGAGAAATCTTCGGGCTCAGGGCTTGGGGCTGAAGACTCGCAAGCTCGGGGCAATCGAAGGGATGAGGGATGAAGGATGAGGGATGAAATAAAACCAATTTCTTCAGTCCGATGTCTTCAGCCCTCAGCCCCAAACCCCATAAGCGCCAGGATAAGAAACCCTGTGTCCTTTCCGTTGGCATTGAACGACGTTCTTGTTGGGTTTGGGTCTCGTCCTGGCCGTGACCGTAGGCTTCGCACCACGGCTATTGAACAACGACCCTGCGGGCCTCAAACTTCAATACGATGCCGACAAGCTGAAACAGTCATTCAATCACTTTCGGCATGTCACGCACCTTGAACTTGGCTGGGGACAATCCACCGTGATTCCAGTTGAAATTGCCAGCCTGTCAAAACTCCAACACCTGACAATTCTAAATGTTGCGCTCAACGGGTTTCCTGAAGCAGTGCTTGAGTGTTGCTCACTTCGAGAGCTTTGCATTCGCGGCGCTGATATCCCTTTCCTTCCAGACTCTCTGGAACAACTTTCCAATCTCAAAACGTTGCACATTGGGAACTGCGGACTGGTTGAACTTCCTTCCTGTTTGAGCCGAATGTATCATCTGAAAGTCCTTGAGTTTCCTGACAACCGGCTCACCCAGATCCCGTCTTCGCTGAGTTCACTTCCAATTTTGCGCCAGTTGTTTTTGACAGGGAATCCTTTAACCAGGACTACAGTTTCAGATCTCAAGGACCAGTTTCCTCAGGCCATTGCATTCTCGATCTCTGGTGAGCACAAGTAAACTGTTAGAGGCTCATCGGATAAACTGACTTGCCAAACAACTTCGCTTCAAGCATAAAGAATCAAAAGTTTGCCTCGACCTCACCTACACTGAGGAGTGTATCCAAACTCAAGGACTCCCTGACCCATATGGCATTTAGCACAGTTGCTTTTGCGGTTGATATTGAAGTGATTCGCACGGTTTACGGTTCAAACGATCAAACATTGTATTGGACGATTGAAGAAAAATTTTCCTATGAACTTCAGCACAATGACCTCTGGTTTGAAGAGGAAATTCAGCGCGGGGCCATCACGTTGCGCGATGCACTGGTGCACATCATTGAAGGCAGACCCCTGGAGAACCCGGCGACGGCGTTTCAGTATGGATATGCTGTCGAACTCCTGTGCAAACACTTCGGTCATTTTTTAGAAGGCGATGGCCTGATTAACCGGATTGTTGACCTTGAAATCCAAACGGCAATCCTTCAATCAGGAATACCAATCCCGGTTCCGCCACCACCGGATATTCCAATTATCGGGCATCTGAATTCAGAACAGGTCATTGACGAGTACATCCATCTCAAAGAACAAAGCCTGATCCATCCAGATCAATACATTGAAGATGCCCGCCAGGAATTTCGATCTTTTCTGCGACAGGCGCACGAAAAAGGGCTCGGGTTGGTTTCTTTTACCTATTAAAATCTTCCACATCAATTCTTTCAGGAAAGGCACATGACGATTCACCTTCGTCCGATCACACCAGCGGATGCCGAAAACTGCGGGCGCATCATTTTCGAAGCCTTCAAGGGAATTGCCGACCAGCACAATTTTCGACCGGATTTCCCGTCGGTTGAATTTGCCACCCAGTTTGCCAGCGCCTTTATCAACAGTCCGACGACGTTTGGTGTCGCGGCTGAACTTGATGGGGTGTTTGTCGGGTCAAATTTTTTATCCGAAGACGACGCTATTCGGGGCGTTGGGCCAATTACGATTGATCCACAGTGTCAGGCACGCGGGATTGGCCGAAAGCTGATGCAGGCCGTGATTGATCGAGGCCGCGATGCCATTGGAATTCGGCTGGTTCAGGATGCCTTCAACACGGCCTCGATATCGCTCTATACCAGCCTTGGATTTGATATCAAAGAACCGCTGGTCATGATTGAAGGCCAGATCCAGGCTGACCTTCCGGCTGGAGTTGAAGTCCGACGACTCACCGCTGACGACCTTGATGCCTGCGCCGCACTTTGCCACAGCATCCACAGCATTGAACGCACCAACGAACTCCGCCATATGCCGCCAATGTTTCCGTCATTTGCGGCGTTTCGGAATGGACGATTGGTCGCCTATACCTCATCACCACATTTCTGGCCGCTCAATCACGGCGTCGCTGAAACAACCGAAGACATGCAGGCGCTCTTGATTGGCACTTCCCAAATTGTGCCCCAACCATTGTCCTTCCTGATTCCAATCCGTCAATCGGCCTTGTTTCGCTGGTGTCTTGGTCAGGGAATGCGCGTTATCAAACCGATGAACCTGATGGCCATGGGCGAATACCACGAACCACGCGGATGTTTTCTGCCGTCAGTTGGATATTAGGGCTCGGGGCGGAAGACTTCGGGTTGAAGAAATCGGGCTAAAGAAAACGGGCTGAAGAAGTCGGAATCGGGTTGAATCCCCATGTTCTTCAGCCCTTAACCCCATAAGCGCCAGGATAAGGATTTCAGGCCCGGAGGGTCGTCGTTTAATAGCCGTGGTGCGAAGCCCACGGCCACGGCCAGGACGGAACCCAAACCCAACAAGAACGTCATTCAATACCAACGGAAAGGGCACGGGCTTTCTTATCCTGGCGCTTATGGCCCTATAGCCCAATCTCTGATGTTATGTGGAACACATCTCTTTTGGGAAACGATCTCAGCCGTGGATCAGTTGTTGCGGTCTCACCTGTGAATCACGACGAGCAACCTTCAAACTACACTGTTATATTTCCATCAGATTACACGGGTGTATTTACTTTTGATTGAATCAGTTGAAACAAGATAGACTGGCTTCAATCACATGCATTCCAGTGCTAGTATGTCACCAGGGTTGAGATTTCCTTAATCATCCCCGCTCATGTCGAGGCAAGCATGGATGACATCATTAATTCAGTCGCAGACCCAATTTTTGTGAAAAATCGTGAGCATCGGTTTGTCTTGCTCAATAATGCGTTTTGTGATTTTAGCGGTCATTCACGCGAGAAAATGCTGGGAAAAACAGACTTCGACTTTTTCCCAGCTCACCAGGCTCAAATATTTCAGGATAAAGATGAAGAAGTCTTCTTAACCGGTATAGAAAATGTCAATCAAGAGGAACTAACCGACCGGGACGGCAACACTCATATCATCATTACGAAGAAAACACTCCATATCAGCCCAAACGGTGACCCCTTTCTGGTCGGTGTGATCCGCGATGTGACCGAACTCAAACGCATTGAGCGCGAGCGTGAGGAACTGATCCAAAAGCTCCAGACAGCACTTGATGAAGTCAAACTGCTCCAAGGATTTTTGCCGATTTGCTCTTACTGTAAAAAGATCCGACAGGATGAAAATTACTGGCAGCAAATTGAGCAATATATTTTTGATCATCTCGGGACACAGTTTAGCCATAGTATTTGCCCCGATTGCTTTACCAATATTGCTCAAAAAGAACTGGAGCAACTTCGACAGAAATTCAAAAGATGAGGGTTCCGGGTTTTCGGAAGGGATGAGGGATGAAGGATGAGGGATGAAAAAATCACCCTGTCACCTTGTCAGTCGGTCATCTTGTCAGGGGTCCGGGTTTTCGATGAGTTTCAAAAAATCCATCCTGAATGGTGTTTGAGGAAACGCATGATGTTGATTCGAGATATGCGCTCTGATGAAATTGAATTGGTCTCAGATTTGGCTCTCAGATCCTTCTCAACCTTTATCGCTCCTGGATTAACCCAGGAAGGTCAAACAGAAATCCTTCATTTTGCAAATGCTGAAAACCTGGCTGAACGCCACGCCGCTGGACATTTCACACTTGTGGCTGAAATAGACACAGTGTTGGCCGGAATGATCCAGGTCCGTTGTCCCAGCCACGTCCTGATGCTTTATGTTGACGAACAGTTCCACCGCCGCGGCATTGCCCAGCACCTGATGCAATCGGCTGTCGAACGCATTCGCCTTGAGTTCCCTGAAGTTGAACTCGTCACGGTCAATTCTTCGACCTATGCTGTCACTGCCTATCGTCGAATGGGGTTTGAAGCCATCAGCGAAGAACTCTGTACAGGCGGTGTGGTTTATACCCCAATGGTACTGCGACTCCACCCAATCAAAATAACTGGATGACAACCCTGAACCCTGAACCCCGAACCCTAAACCCTGCCTTCCCTCTCCGGAACCGCCTCTGGTACTTTGGGTTCTTCTGCCTGGTTATTGTGGCTGGTTTGGCATCTCGCCGGTTTGGGCCGATCCTTCCAAAGGTTATCGCGGCTTATGCTGGAGATACGCTCTGGGCACTGATGGTTTTTCTGGGCTTTGGAATGCTCTGGCCCAAACGATCAACTTTGTGGCTGGCGGTGATGGCGGCTGGATTTTCCTACCTGATTGAATTCAGCCAGATTTACCACGCACCATGGATTGACGCGATTCGGCAAAACCGCCTGGGTGGGTTGGTGCTCGGACGCGGCTTTTTATGGAGCGATCTTGTCTGCTACAGCATCGGCATCCTGATTGGTTTTGGATTAGAGACCATTTGGAGTAAGATGCGGGCCAATCACCATAATTCCCCCTGATGACAGTTCTCTCCATCTGAGTTTTCCCAATCATATCAGTGGTTTATCCGCTTTCTTCAGGAAAGGAAACGTGCGATGAAATTAACTATTTCCAATGTACTCAACCAGCGTTTCTGTATCATTGGACTGCTTGTCCTTGTGTTTGTGGTGCCATTTGCGGGGTTGATTCCAGCCGCAGCTCAAACCTCAGCCAGCGGAGGAAGTATGGTCAAAAAACACGCCCAATTCAGCTCAAAACTGATTGATCCCCGTGACGTAGACGTGTGGCTGCCGCCAGGCTATGAAACTGATAAAAATAAACGCTATCCAGTGCTCTACATGCACGACGGGCAGAACGTGTTTGACCCAAAGACGTCGTACGGTGGTGTTGATTGGGGTGTGGACGAAACCATGGACCGGTTAATTCGAGAGAAGAAAATTCGCCCGGCCATTGTGGTCGGCATCTGGAATAGCCCCAAACGCTATGCGGAATATATGCCCCAAAAGGCGGCCAAAGATCCGGATACCGCCCACCTGAAAAATATTCCAATCAATGCCACCGGCCCGATTGTGTCGGACAACTATCTCAAATTTCTGGTTACTGAACTCAAACCCTTTATTGATGCTAATTACCGGACACTGACCGACCGTAAAAACACTTTCATTATGGGTTCGAGTATGGGCGGGTTGATTTCGGCCTACGCCATTAGCGAATACCCAAACGTCTTTGGTGGTGCGGGCTGCGTTTCAACCCACTGGCCAGCCGGTGAAGGGGCGATGATTGAGTATTTGAAAAACCATCTCCCTGACCCGCGTACGCATAAGATTTATTTCGACTATGGCACCGCCACGCTGGATTCAACCTATGAACCATTCCAATTGAAAATGGATGAAGTCATGAAACAACGAGGCTACCAAACCGGGAAAAACTGGATTACCAGAAAGTTTGAAGGTGCCGAGCATTCAGAAAAATCCTGGCGCGAGCGGGTTGATATTCCGCTGGTGTTTTTAATTGGGAAATAAAGAGCTTCTCTTTTTGAGCGTTTTTCACGCTCGAACACCAATTCAGCAAGACACGATTTGAAGTGAAATAAGCCTGTTCTCAGTTGAAAAATCTGGTCGTACCCTCTATTCTCTGCTGACTCAAGCGTGGCCGATTTAGTCAGCCACATATACCAATCAAGCCAGACAGGGAGATCAGCCCAAAATTTACACAGAACGAACCCAACTGCTAATTATGCAGTTGGATTCGAGTTGTCTTGTTCAAGCTTCAGGACTGGTTGAACTTCTGGGTAATCAAGCGTTGACGACGCAACTTTTGTTCGAGAGGAACTCTATGAAAACACTTCACTTACGCTTGAAAGCATCTCGTGCTTTGTTTGCAGGAATCTGTTTGTCGGTCTTTTTGTTTTCGGCCTGTGGGGCCGTTCCGGATCCAAATGCGCCTCATGTTCCAAAAAACCAGACTGAAACCAACATTATGAATATGTTGCACAAATTTCTGGATGCGAAAATCGCTGGCAAAACTGATAACCAACAAACCTGCACCGAGGGTACGGCGCTCAATGAATTGGACGTGAAATCGTACACGGTCACGAGTATCAAAAATGAAGAAGCCCACGCTATCGTGATGATTACCGACAGCAAGGGGACCAAACAACCCTACCGTTTTCGATTGATGGCGGCTGACGTTCGAAACGGGGTTTACTGCATTATGTCCTGGTCACCGGAAAAGACGTAACTGGCTGATGACGTCTGGCAAGGAGCGACATGGATTGAGGCTCGCTCCTTGCTTTTGAAAAGCTGATTACTGGGAAAGCTGTGTGAGGTATCGGTCCTTGACAATACTCATGTGGTGCAATTCGTGCCCGGCGATCAAACACACCAGCGCCCGAACGCTCACCGGATTATTGTTTGCCGTTCCCCGCCGGAGCCAGGCATCGGCAGGTAACCCGCTGATCAGACTGACCGTTGCAGCTCGAACCGTGGTGTACTCGGCGAGCAAGTCCGCCCAGGATCGGGCGTCAAACTCACCACCAGCCACATAGTCATCCTGCTCAAAACCTTCGATGGGCGTTTGATCCTTGCGGGCAACCCGCAGCAGGCGATATTGAAAAATCCGCTCGGTATCAATCAGGTGGCCAAGCACCTGTTTTAAACTCCACTTCTCTTCTGCATAGCGAAAGGCTGACTGGGCTTCCGATACCTGACTGAGTTGCTGGTGGATATCCTCACCGTGTTTGATCAGAATTTCCAGAATATGACCTTCCGGCACTTTGCTCAGATACATGGTGTGATAGGGCGTGTGTTCATCTGGTTGGGGGCGCGTTGTAGCATAGGTTGACATATAAAAAAATCTCCAAAAGTTGGCGACGAGCACCTGACTGGTTATGATGCGTAAGAAACGCCTGACTGCGAGCGGACGCTTGTTATCACAGAGCAATATTGCCCTCCAAGCTCTTTTGCCGACCGCTTTTGGTTTTCATTTTCCAGAGTTTCTCTATGTCTGAATATTACAAATCTGATCTGGCTTTTATCCATGACACTGGCTTTGCTGATTTTGCCATCACAGCGGCACCTGGAATTTTACAATGCCTGCGCCAACACCAGATTCACCAGGGATTGATCGTTGATCTGGGATGTGGAAGCGGCATCTGGGCTGAACAATTACACCGTGCCGGTTATCAAGTCCTTGGCGTTGATATTTCTCCAGCCATGATTGATCTGGCGCGAAACCGCGTTCCAGAAGCAGACTTTCGGGTTGATTCCCTGTTTCAAGCTGAAATTCCAACTTGTGTTGCGGTAACTTCAATGGGTGAATGTATCAACTACTTGTTTGACCCTGAAAACACCAAACATCAAATCACCCAGCTTTTCCAACGGATTTATCAGGCGTTAACTCCAGGCGGCATTTTCATATTTGATATCGCCGAACCTGGGCAATGTCCACCCAACACAACCATCAAACATTTTACCGAAGGAACTGACTGGCTGGTACTGGTTGAAAAAACAGAAGACCCGGAAACAGCAACCCTGACTCGTCGCATCATCACGTTTCGACAGGTTGGTGACCTCTACCGACGGGATGAAGAAATTCATCGGCAACAGCTTTACTGGGCCACCGAACTGGCAAAAGAGTTGTGTCAGATTGGATTTGAGGTTTACACTTCGCCAAAGTATGGGGATCAACCACTTCCGCCAGTCCGAATGGCACTTATTGCCCGCAAACATTGAGAGTATCTTCCACGGGTTTAGGCAAATTTTATCGTTAACGTGCCGTTGAAAAGGCCGAACAACGGAAGCAGATCGCCAAAGCGGTTGTGTTTGGTTGGTGAAGACTGAGGGCTGAAGACTTCGGGCTGAAGAAGTCGGGATGGGATTTAAGATTGACCCGATGTCTTCAGCCCCGAGCCTGCGAGCCTTCAGCCCCAGGCCCTCAGCCCTTTCAATCATGCTGGAAAGACTTTTCGGAGAAAATCATGTCATCAACCGTCAAAAAATCTCCTCGCATCACACAAATTTCCTGGGGACACATCGAAGTCGAAGGACTCGGCGCCGGAAAAGATTTTAAGCTCTTCCCTGGCGGCGGACGCGAATGGGACTGGAATGAAACCGGAACGCGCCACGTGCCGGGCATTCAACCGACGGATGTCCAGGAATTACTTGATCACGGCAGCCAGGTGATTGTGCTTTCACGCGGAATGCACCTGGTGCTTCAGACACATCCGCAAACGTTGAAACTGCTAAAAGAAAAGAATATCCAGGTCCACATCGCGGAAACCAAAGCCGCCGTGGTGCTCTATAACAAACTGGCTGAAACCGAACTGGTTGGCGGGCTGTTTCATTCGACTTGTTGAGAGTAAGTAGGCGAGCAGCGAGTCATCAATCCAGGAAAAGGGAGAGGGTTTCGAAAACCCGGAACCCGGAACCCGGAACCCGGAACCCGGAACCCGGAACCCGGAACCCGGAACCCGGAACCCGGAACCCGCTATTTTTTCAGATACGTCGTGTGCATCCGCATTTGGCCACACTTTTGACAGTGCACCATCCGGCGCGGATTCCCTTTTGCTTTCCAGCGAAGACCTCCGGCTTCCCAGACCGACATTTCGTAGCTGCACGTTTCGCATTTCATCATCCAGGCACGAGACTCAGCTTCCATTGAAATGGCCCAGGATTTTGGAACAATTGACAAAATGATATTGCGGACTCCCATAGGCAATACTCCTTTTGTAAATATGGTGAGACTCAACTCTTACCGGCAATCGACCACTCATTTCAAGTTCTATTTATGAAAACGCCCGGTTGTGGAAAGACTGTTTGATCTTGCTTTTCCCGTCCGGAGGACGATGGAGAGTAGCCGGTGGTCGCGCAGCTTTGGGCGCTACCACCGGACCACGGCCCAGTTTCATCCCGCGCCCGGATGGGCGCTGGAAGATTTTGTCGGTCAGGTCCTCGATTCTGCAAACCCGTTGGGAGTTTGATCCAGCGCCCATCCGGGCGCGAATCGTCTTGGCCTGCATTCCGGAGGGCGCGCCTCAAAGCAGGCTTCCCTCCGGCTACTATCCGGCGCCCATCCGGGCGAAAACCGACTCAGATTAGCGTTGCTCCACGAGTTTGAATCGCTTGATTTTGGCTCTTTCAAAATCTGGAAACTCGTTGAGATAACGTGTTCCCTTGCCTGTTTCCAGATTTATGACAAATTTTGCCTCATAACTTCCTGCCCCATCACCTCCGCTAAAGGTTACTGTGATTGTCTCTGCATCAGACTGAAACTGAAATGCCGAATTGACATATCTAGAACCAAAGTGGGGTTCAAACAGCGACCTATACACAGAGTGAGGAACCTCAAATACTTTCCCGGCATGTTTGATGTGAAAAAACTCGATTTCTTCATCTGGAATACTGCCGTCAACACCACTGTGATGAACCCCGTCCACTTTTATCAAAGCCGGATATTCTGCGTCTCGATAAAACGTGAGCCGGTGTTTGGTTCGATCAAACGGGCGAAACCCGATCTCAACGGTACAGAGCGAATTGGTTTGGACAGCTACTCCAGTTCGAGCCGGTGGAGGCCCAGGACGGACAGGCGTTTCCATCACACTTTTTTGGACCGGCGTGGTGGTTGGGAGAACTGGCAGTGGCTGTTTGTTGCGTTCTGGAATGAAAAAAGCAATGAGCAGGAGAAGGACCACCAACAAAGCAATTCGCCAATAGCGCATAAATAGAACTCCAGATTCCTTCATCAATTCAAAAAATACTGAAGACTTCTCCTACCCATCCGCTCAAACAAATACACACCTCCCCTTCAAGGTCAGATGAATTGGAAGAAACACTCAAGGTCACAATGAAACGAAGCAGAAAAAACAGGATGATTGGCCCGCTGGCAATCAAGGTCCCAAGAAAAAATGCTCGAAGGCTCCGTTGATATACCGCAGCATCAAGAGCGAACACCATTCCAATCCCTGGTAAAACAAAAAACAAGCCCGTGGCCAGTTGAAAAAACATCTCTCCAGGATCTTGGGAAAAACGAAGCTCCCTGACGATAACTCCAAGTATATAAAT
The genomic region above belongs to Acidobacteriota bacterium and contains:
- a CDS encoding DUF2809 domain-containing protein; amino-acid sequence: MTTLNPEPRTLNPAFPLRNRLWYFGFFCLVIVAGLASRRFGPILPKVIAAYAGDTLWALMVFLGFGMLWPKRSTLWLAVMAAGFSYLIEFSQIYHAPWIDAIRQNRLGGLVLGRGFLWSDLVCYSIGILIGFGLETIWSKMRANHHNSP
- a CDS encoding GNAT family N-acetyltransferase, producing MMLIRDMRSDEIELVSDLALRSFSTFIAPGLTQEGQTEILHFANAENLAERHAAGHFTLVAEIDTVLAGMIQVRCPSHVLMLYVDEQFHRRGIAQHLMQSAVERIRLEFPEVELVTVNSSTYAVTAYRRMGFEAISEELCTGGVVYTPMVLRLHPIKITG
- a CDS encoding GNAT family N-acetyltransferase, whose protein sequence is MTIHLRPITPADAENCGRIIFEAFKGIADQHNFRPDFPSVEFATQFASAFINSPTTFGVAAELDGVFVGSNFLSEDDAIRGVGPITIDPQCQARGIGRKLMQAVIDRGRDAIGIRLVQDAFNTASISLYTSLGFDIKEPLVMIEGQIQADLPAGVEVRRLTADDLDACAALCHSIHSIERTNELRHMPPMFPSFAAFRNGRLVAYTSSPHFWPLNHGVAETTEDMQALLIGTSQIVPQPLSFLIPIRQSALFRWCLGQGMRVIKPMNLMAMGEYHEPRGCFLPSVGY
- a CDS encoding PAS domain S-box protein, with amino-acid sequence MDDIINSVADPIFVKNREHRFVLLNNAFCDFSGHSREKMLGKTDFDFFPAHQAQIFQDKDEEVFLTGIENVNQEELTDRDGNTHIIITKKTLHISPNGDPFLVGVIRDVTELKRIEREREELIQKLQTALDEVKLLQGFLPICSYCKKIRQDENYWQQIEQYIFDHLGTQFSHSICPDCFTNIAQKELEQLRQKFKR
- a CDS encoding class I SAM-dependent methyltransferase, giving the protein MSEYYKSDLAFIHDTGFADFAITAAPGILQCLRQHQIHQGLIVDLGCGSGIWAEQLHRAGYQVLGVDISPAMIDLARNRVPEADFRVDSLFQAEIPTCVAVTSMGECINYLFDPENTKHQITQLFQRIYQALTPGGIFIFDIAEPGQCPPNTTIKHFTEGTDWLVLVEKTEDPETATLTRRIITFRQVGDLYRRDEEIHRQQLYWATELAKELCQIGFEVYTSPKYGDQPLPPVRMALIARKH
- a CDS encoding leucine-rich repeat domain-containing protein, with the translated sequence MNNDPAGLKLQYDADKLKQSFNHFRHVTHLELGWGQSTVIPVEIASLSKLQHLTILNVALNGFPEAVLECCSLRELCIRGADIPFLPDSLEQLSNLKTLHIGNCGLVELPSCLSRMYHLKVLEFPDNRLTQIPSSLSSLPILRQLFLTGNPLTRTTVSDLKDQFPQAIAFSISGEHK
- a CDS encoding alpha/beta hydrolase, whose translation is MVKKHAQFSSKLIDPRDVDVWLPPGYETDKNKRYPVLYMHDGQNVFDPKTSYGGVDWGVDETMDRLIREKKIRPAIVVGIWNSPKRYAEYMPQKAAKDPDTAHLKNIPINATGPIVSDNYLKFLVTELKPFIDANYRTLTDRKNTFIMGSSMGGLISAYAISEYPNVFGGAGCVSTHWPAGEGAMIEYLKNHLPDPRTHKIYFDYGTATLDSTYEPFQLKMDEVMKQRGYQTGKNWITRKFEGAEHSEKSWRERVDIPLVFLIGK
- a CDS encoding DinB family protein gives rise to the protein MSTYATTRPQPDEHTPYHTMYLSKVPEGHILEILIKHGEDIHQQLSQVSEAQSAFRYAEEKWSLKQVLGHLIDTERIFQYRLLRVARKDQTPIEGFEQDDYVAGGEFDARSWADLLAEYTTVRAATVSLISGLPADAWLRRGTANNNPVSVRALVCLIAGHELHHMSIVKDRYLTQLSQ